The following proteins are encoded in a genomic region of Pyricularia oryzae 70-15 chromosome 6, whole genome shotgun sequence:
- a CDS encoding serine/threonine protein kinase: protein MDRDEFLKRCRLISHQCAVECARLQAEGQAQYEVEQQNELRWAYIAQIERLGTDMSLGKYDTEQTRHQGVLANPTAEVQTPQAVRAAIDAEHVIHNDIIVALLKDHKRLMEWSLRSSRLTRMDQLIRMRDNVPIHEQDSYTRQFIQGRMKLDDRVIRKLAAYFKVFHMGDQRLLNRNAFLGQILEDIVQPKPSRWPGLGLQVVEDGLRMAGPVRARSAFRDVPSARNTRKLQVADERITPMRNSLAAAGFEFEKFLGVGGHGLAALFRCVDRLGQTRRVVVKMDLHQQRASSDFGVAREKNLLTKMTGRMHILQRVSLDRLRANMLSSDPRTRALDESDDIMVLEFMGKGDVYNLICTLVERRLNLNSQILWQIFKCLFKGCVAMAWPDKNAPPYDGAVVSETSQGLENDDDEYADFNEPSSRAIIHFDIDPCNILIGNVDANGVEHDTLPVFKIGDFGVAEIVNRDDVHRGKQETLTPEQFCREWDYIYEAPYYERQRDPTNTLYSTAGRYNKYHNIYQIAVVMWCLITKVHLPQPKLETIYGEDGTTVYTYGKELMGPQYDHVDKALRQALCHCLAHDPDMRPNFVALEELINQRTNPRFWNQAMRDETERLRTELFSNPSPATGPAPQGPSQGRSNRQQPPMSNLRQMHQNARPPHGQPAAQPPMTRPIPSQRPRPGPPHGEPQLRRTNGRIPSRGTASGQRQARRTPPARRVYNAVGRMFVGSLEPRYPPTRRYYGFDYDTHNAQGGYRRRSTASRVRDSLVGTWSKLWDKYKDHSNKR, encoded by the exons ATGGATCGAGACGAATTCTTGAAGCGATGTCGGCTCATAAGCCACCAATGCGCCGTGGAGTGCGCTCGTCTGCAAGCAGAAGGACAAGCACAGTACGAGGTAGAACAGCAGAATGAGTTGCGCTGGGCATATATCGCACAAATTGAGAGGCTTGGAACAGACATGTCCTTGGGAAAATACGACACAGAACAAACCCGCCATCAGGGGGTCTTGGCGAACCCCACGGCAGAAGTCCAAACACCTCAGGCGGTACGGGCTGCCATCGACGCCGAGCATGTGATCCACAACGACATCATTGTTGCCTTGCTAAAAGACCACAAGAGATTGATGGAGTGGTCTTTGAGAAGCTCACGTCTTACACGCATGGACCAACTTATTCGTATGCGCGACAATGTTCCTATACATGAGCAGGACAGCTATACGAGGCAATTCATTCAGGGACGCATGAAGTTGGACGATCGGGTCATCAGAAAGTTGGCGGCTTACTTCAAGGTATTCCATATGGGTGACCAACGTCTGCTGAATCGAAACGCCTTTCTCGGTCAAATCCTCGAGGATATCGTGCAGCCAAAGCCTTCCAGGTGGCCAGGACTGGGGCTGCAGGTCGTCGAAGATGGCCTGCGGATGGCAGGACCGGTTCGAGCTCGGTCAGCATTTCGAGATGTTCCATCCGCCAGGAACACACGTAAGTTGCAAGTTGCAGATGAGCGCATAACCCCTATGAGGAATTCGTTGGCCGCAGCGGGTTTTGAGTTCGAGAAGTTTCTGGGGGTAGGAGGTCACGGCCTGGCGGCACTG TTTAGATGCGTTGATAGACTTGGCCAGACTCGTAGGGTCGTCGTGAAGATGGACTTGCATCAACAACGGGCCTCATCTGACTTTGGGGTGGCTCGTGAAAAGAACCTCTTGACAAAAATGACCGGCCGGATGCATATACTCCAGAGAGTCAGCCTTGACCGTCTGCGGGCAAACATGTTGTCCTCGGACCCTCGTACCAGAGCGCTTGATGAGAGCGACGATATTATGGTGCTCGAGTTTATGGGGAAGGGCGACGTGTACAACCTCATCTGCACGCTCGTTGAGCGCAGGCTGAATCTCAACTCGCAGATCCTGTGGCAAATCTTCAAGTGCT TGTTCAAGGGCTGCGTTGCCATGGCGTGGCCGGACAAGAATGCGCCGCCATACGATGGTGCCGTCGTGAGCGAGACCTCACAAGGCCTCGAAAATGACGATGATGAATATGCCGACTTCAACGAACCGTCTTCTCGTGCCATAATTCATTTTGACATTGACCCATGTAACATCCTCATTGGCAATGTGGATGCCAACGGCGTTGAGCACGATACTCTGCCAGTCTTCAAGATTGGCGATTTTGGAGTGGCAGAAATTGTGAACAGGGATGACGT ACACCGCGGAAAGCAAGAGACTTTGACACCG GAGCAATTTTGTCGAGAATGGGATT ACATCTACGAAGCTCCTTACTATGAGCGCCAACGCGACCCGACGAACACGCTATATTCTACAGCCGGGCGATACAACAAGTATCACAAT ATTTACCAAATCGCAGTGGTTATGTGGTGTCTCATCACCAAAGTTCACTTGCCACA ACCAAAACTGGAAACCATTTACGGCGAAGACGGCACGACAGTCTACACATATGGCAAGGAGCTGATGGGGCCTCAGTATGACCACGTCGACAAGGCTCTCCGGCAGGCTCTTTGTCATTGCCTTGCCCACGACCCCGACATGCGCCCGAATTTTGTGGCTCTGGAAGAGCTCATCAACCAAAGGACCAACCCGAGGTTTTGGAACCAGGCAATGAGAGATGAGACCGAGAGGCTTCGCACTGAGCTTTTCAGCAATCCCAGCCCAGCGACAGGCCCAGCGCCCCAAGGCCCCTCTCAGGGCCGGAGTAACCGGCAGCAACCACCCATGAGCAATCTCAGACAGATGCACCAAAACGCCCG CCCCCCTCATGGACAGCCAGCCGCACAACCGCCCATGACCCGCCCCATACCGTCACAGAGGCCTCGCCCCGGTCCGCCGCACGGAGAGCCGCAGCTTCGACGGACGAACGGGAGGATCCCGAGCCGAGGAACAGCAAGCGGCCAGAGACAAGCGAGGAGGACGCCGCCGGCCAGGCGCGTCTACAACGCCGTGGGCCGCATGTTTGTCGGCTCGCTCGAGCCCCGTTACCCGCCGACCCGGAGGTACTACGGTTTCGACTACGACACTCATAACGCGCAGGGAGGGTATCGCAGGCGGTCCACCGCGTCAAGGGTCAGGGACAGTCTGGTGGGGACCTGGAGCAAGCTGTGGGATAAGTACAAGGATCACTCTAATAAGCGCTGA
- a CDS encoding WD repeat-containing protein, translating into MATVAPPPSKRQRREQAARATTQQDVTAVLAPPTGSFRARFVSGSDGSPLADAVEIPLADASEKNVSLLLNTLLGRDADESVPYRFRILLPPGKGNKEEIVIDSYPSDLGALLRQHGIEDAFETTLTLAAEPQAVFKVQAVSRLAHRIPGHGEPILCAQFSPASSARLATGSGDNTARIWDAETGTPKHTLKGHAGWVLGVSWSPDGTRLATCSMDKTVRIWDPETGKQVGSELKGHAKWVQGIAWEPLHLWRDGTPRLVSASKDFTARIWTVNTGRTEHVLSGHKGSVSCVRWGAGNGTGVVYTASHDKTVKVWDAVKGTLLHDLKSHAHWVNHLALSTDFVCRTGFFDHTKTVPATAEEKTAKAKERYEKAARVGGKIVERLVSASDDFTMYLFDPLNDGTKPIARMIGHQKQVNHVTFSPDGSMIASAGWDNATKLWNARDGKFINTLRGHVAPVYQCSFSADSRLLVTASKDTTLKVWNVRTGKLATDLPGHEDEVYGVDWSPDGQRVGSGGRDKAVRLWRN; encoded by the exons ATGGCGACCGTCGCCCCGCCGCCCTCCAAGCGGCAACGCCGCGAGCAGGCCGCCAGAGCCACGACCCAGCAGGACGTGACGGCGGTCCTCGCTCCTCCGACCGGCTCCTTCCGGGCCCGCTTTGTCTCAGGCTCCGATGGTTCGCCACTTGCGGACGCCGTCGAAATCCCCCTCGCCGATGCCTCAGAGAAGAACGTGTCGCTGTTGCTCAACACCCTCCTGGGCCGCGATGCAGACGAGTCCGTCCCCTACCGCTTCCGCATTCTGCTACCCCCCGGCAAGGGCAACAAGGAGGAAATAGTCATCGACAGCTACCCGTCGGACCTCGGGGCGCTGCTGCGCCAGCACGGCATCGAGGACGCCTTCGAGACGACGCTGACCCTCGCAGCCGAGCCGCAGGCCGTTTTCAAGGTGCAAGCTGTCAGCCGGCTGGCGCACCGCATCCCGGGCCACGGTGAGCCCATCCTCTGCGCGCAATTCAgcccggcgtcgtcggcgcgGCTCGCTACGGGCTCCGGCGACAACACGGCGCGGATATGGGACGCAGAGACGGGAACCCCCAAGCACACGCTCAAGGGCCACGCCGGCTGGGTTCTGGGCGTCAGCTGGTCGCCCGACGGGACGCGACTGGCCACATGCAGCATGGACAAGACGGTGCGCATCTGGGACCCGGAGACGGGCAAGCAGGTCGGCAGCGAGCTCAAAGGTCACGCAAAGTGGGTGCAGGGCATCGCGTGGGAGCCGCTGCACCTGTGGCGCGACGGGACCCCGAGGCTGGTGTCGGCGAGCAAGGACTTTACGGCCAGGATATGGACCGTCAACACGGGGCGGACCGAGCACGTTCTGAGCGGACACAAGGGCAGCGTCAGCTGCGTGCGTTGGGGCGCAGGCAACGGCACCGGCGTCGTGTACACGGCGTCGCACGACAAGACGGTCAAGGTCTGGGACGCCGTCAAGGGTACCCTCCTGCACGACCTCAAGTCTCACGCCCACTGGGTGAACCACCTTGCGCTCTCGACCGACTTTGTCTGCCGGACCGGTTTCTTTGACCACACCAAGACGGTGCCTGCCACGGCGGAGGAGAAGacggccaaggccaaggagagATACGAAAAGGCGGCCAGGGTTGGCGGCAAGATTGTCGAGCGGCTGGTCAGCGCCAGTGACGACTTTACCATGTATCTGTTTGACCCGCTGAACGACGGGACGAAACCCATCGCCAGAATGATAGGGCACCAGAAGCAGGTCAACCACGTTACATTTTCGCCTGACGGGTCGATGATTGCCAGTGCGGGTTGGGATAACGCCACCAAGCTGTGGAATGCCCG AGATGGAAAGTTCATCAACACGCTTCGGGGCCACGTGGCGCCCGTATACCAGTGCTCGTTCTCGGCCGATTCAAGGCTGCTCGTTACTGCGTCCAAGGACACAACCCTCAAGGTGTGGAACGTGAGGACAGGCAAGCTTGCAACGGATCTGCCGGGCCATGAGGACGAGGTCTACGGTGTTGACTGGAGCCCGGACGGCCAGCGTGTCGGATCCGGTGGCAGAGACAAAGCTGTTCGACTTTGGAGAAATTAA